From Medicago truncatula cultivar Jemalong A17 chromosome 7, MtrunA17r5.0-ANR, whole genome shotgun sequence, a single genomic window includes:
- the LOC25499325 gene encoding glucomannan 4-beta-mannosyltransferase 1, with the protein MKNLIFEEPEVDIPGYASSGLRYAWQSIRAPVIIPLLKLAVIICSIMSVMLFIERVGMALVILVVKVLRIKKYTKYKLDAMKQNIERNKRYPMVLIQIPMFNEKEVYKLSIGAVCGLSWPGDRLIVQVLDDSTNQVLRELVELECHKWIEKGVNVKYETRSNRNGYKAGALKEGLQKQYVEDCEFVAIFDADFQPDPDFLWKTIPYLLENPKLGLVQARWKFVNSEECMMTRLQEMSLDYHFSVEQEVGSSTYSFFGFNGTAGIWRIQAIKDAGGWKDRTTVEDMDLAVRASLKGWEFVFVGDVKVKNELPSTFKAYRYQQHRWSCGPANLLKKMTKEILFCKRVSLLKRLHLIYAFFFVRKIIAHWVTFFFYCIVIPACVVVPEVSLTKKVAIYIPATITILNAVSTPRSVHLLVLWILFENVMSLHRTKAAIIGLLEANRVNEWVVTEKLGNTMKQRNNARPSTSRSPWFRITERIHPLEIIVGMYMLHCAIYDLLFGRDHFYLYLLLQAGAFFTMGFGIVGTIVPN; encoded by the exons GCCCCGGTGATAATACCGCTCCTAAAACTAGCAGTCATAATATGCTCAATTATGTCAGTCATGCTATTTATTGAACGAGTAGGCATGGCACTCGTAATTTTGGTGGTCAAGGTGCTGAGGATTAAAAAATACACCAAGTACAAGTTGGACGCCATGAAACAGAACATAGAGAGAAACAAAAGATACCCAATGGTGCTGATCCAAATACCTATGTTTAACGAAAAAGAG GTTTACAAGCTTTCCATTGGAGCAGTATGCGGACTTTCTTGGCCAGGTGACAGACTCATAGTTCAGGTTCTTGATGACTCAACAAATCAAGTCTTAAGG GAATTAGTCGAATTAGAGTGTCACAAATGGATTGAGAAAGGTGTGAATGTCAAGTATGAAACAAGGAGCAATCGCAATGGTTACAAGGCAGGTGCCCTAAAAGAGGGATTACAGAAGCAATATGTTGAGGATTGCGAGTTTGTAGCAATATTTGATGCAGATTTCCAACCAGATCCAGATTTTCTTTGGAAGACAATTCCTTACCTTCTTGAGAACCCAAAGTTGGGTTTGGTTCAAGCAAGATGGAAATTTG TTAATTCAGAGGAATGTATGATGACGCGGCTTCAAGAGATGTCACTTGATTATCATTTTAGTGTTGAACAGGAAGTGGGCTCCTCAACATACTCATTCTTTGGATTTAATG GAACAGCGGGAATTTGGCGGATTCAAGCAATAAAAGACGCTGGAGGATGGAAAGACCGGACCACAGTGGAAGATATGGACCTTGCAGTTAGGGCAAGCCTGAAGGGTTGGGAATTTGTTTTCGTCGGCGATGTAAAA GTCAAAAATGAACTACCAAGTACATTTAAAGCATACAGATATCAGCAGCACAGGTGGTCATGCGGTCCAGCTAATCTCCTTAAGAAAATGACAAAAGAAATCCTCTTCTGCAAA AGGGTATCGCTTCTGAAGAGACTTCATCTTATCTATGCTTTCTTCTTTGTGAGGAAAATAATTGCACATTGGGTGACGTTCTTCTTTTACTGCATAGTAATACCAGCTTGTGTGGTTGTTCCAGAAGTAAGTCTCACAAAAAAAGTTGCCATATATATCCCAGCAACCATTACAATTCTAAATGCAGTCTCCACCCCAAG ATCAGTGCATCTACTAGTACTCTGGATACTCTTTGAGAATGTCATGTCACTCCATCGAACTAAAGCAGCAATTATAGGACTATTGGAAGCAAACCGTGTCAATGAATGGGTTGTGACAGAGAAGCTTGGAAATACGATGAAACAAAGAAACAATGCTAGGCCATCAACATCAAGAAGTCCATGGTTTCGAATTACAGAAAG GATCCACCCATTGGAGATTATCGTTGGGATGTATATGTTGCACTGTGCAATCTATGATCTACTCTTCGGACGCGATCATTTCTATTTGTATCTGTTGTTGCAGGCAGGGGCTTTCTTTACAATGGGATTTGGGATAGTGGGAACAATTGTACCCAACTAA